One window of the Bradyrhizobium sp. NP1 genome contains the following:
- a CDS encoding aspartate aminotransferase family protein, whose protein sequence is MTNSATSHLLPVFARVDLGFERGEGCWLVATNGERYLDFTSGVAVNALGHAHPHLVKALQEQATKLWHMSNLFKSPDGEKLAARLCDESFADLVFFCNSGAEAMEGVIKLVRHYHFSKGHPERYRIITFEGAFHGRTLATLAATGSAKYLEGFGPPVDGFDQVPHGDIEAVKKAIGPHTAGILIEPVQGEGGVRSAPMAFFKALRQLCDERGLLLAFDEVQTGMGRTGELFAYKRLGVTPDVMSLAKALGGGFPIGAVLASAEAASGMAPGSHGSTFGGNPLAIAAANAVLDVMLKPGFFAHVQKMSLLLKQKLASVVDRYPTVLSEVRGEGLLIGVKAVVPSGDLVTRLREQKLLTVGAGDNVVRFLAPLIVSEAEIEQSVQCLERACAALAGGANKAAAQ, encoded by the coding sequence ATGACCAACAGCGCCACGTCGCATCTGCTTCCGGTTTTCGCCAGGGTCGACCTCGGCTTCGAACGCGGCGAAGGCTGCTGGCTGGTCGCGACCAACGGCGAGCGCTATCTCGATTTCACCTCGGGCGTCGCGGTCAACGCGCTCGGCCACGCGCATCCGCATCTGGTCAAGGCGCTGCAGGAGCAGGCGACGAAACTCTGGCACATGTCGAACCTGTTCAAGAGCCCCGATGGCGAGAAGCTCGCCGCGCGGCTGTGCGATGAGAGCTTCGCCGACCTCGTGTTCTTCTGCAATTCCGGCGCGGAAGCGATGGAGGGCGTGATCAAGCTGGTGCGCCACTATCACTTCTCCAAGGGCCATCCCGAGCGCTACCGCATCATCACCTTCGAGGGCGCCTTCCACGGCCGCACGCTCGCGACGCTCGCCGCCACCGGCTCCGCCAAATATCTCGAAGGTTTTGGGCCGCCGGTTGACGGCTTCGACCAGGTGCCGCATGGCGACATCGAGGCGGTGAAGAAGGCGATCGGTCCCCACACCGCCGGCATCCTGATCGAGCCCGTGCAAGGCGAAGGCGGCGTGCGCTCGGCGCCGATGGCCTTCTTCAAGGCGCTGCGCCAGCTCTGCGACGAGCGCGGCCTTCTGCTCGCCTTCGACGAGGTGCAGACCGGCATGGGCCGCACCGGCGAGCTGTTCGCCTACAAGCGGCTCGGCGTTACCCCTGACGTGATGTCGCTCGCCAAGGCGCTCGGCGGCGGTTTTCCGATTGGCGCGGTGCTGGCGAGCGCGGAGGCCGCCTCCGGCATGGCGCCGGGCTCGCACGGCTCGACCTTCGGCGGCAATCCGCTGGCGATCGCAGCCGCCAATGCCGTGCTCGACGTCATGCTCAAGCCCGGCTTCTTCGCGCATGTGCAGAAGATGTCGCTGCTGCTGAAGCAGAAGCTCGCTTCCGTCGTCGACCGTTATCCGACCGTGCTCTCGGAAGTGCGCGGCGAGGGCCTCTTGATCGGCGTCAAGGCGGTGGTGCCCTCGGGCGATCTCGTCACGCGCTTGCGCGAGCAGAAGCTCCTGACTGTCGGCGCCGGCGACAACGTCGTCCGCTTCCTCGCGCCGCTGATCGTGAGCGAAGCGGAGATCGAGCAGTCCGTGCAATGCCTGGAGCGCGCCTGCGCGGCGCTTGCAGGCGGCGCGAATAAGGCGGCAGCGCAATGA
- the argF gene encoding ornithine carbamoyltransferase: protein MKTPRHFLDISELPLSELRRVLAASSAMKAKLKAHEKGTRPLDGKVLAMIFEKPSTRTRVSFDVGMRQLGGEAIMLTGQEMQLGRGETIADTARVLSRYVDAIMIRILNHDALLELAAHATVPVINGLTRRSHPCQVMADVMTFEEHRGSIEGKTVAWTGDDNNVLASWAHAAERFKFKLNVATPPQLAPNKTMRDWIKATDAPIVLGNDPEAAVRGADCVVTDTWVSMGDKDGEHRHNLLQPYQVNAKLMSLAKPDALFMHCLPAHRGEEVTDEVIDGPQSVVFDEAENRLHAQKGILAWCFDVAG, encoded by the coding sequence ATGAAGACGCCGCGTCATTTCCTCGACATCAGCGAGCTGCCGCTCTCCGAGCTCAGGCGGGTGCTCGCCGCCTCCAGCGCCATGAAGGCAAAGCTCAAGGCGCATGAGAAGGGCACCAGGCCGCTCGACGGCAAGGTGCTCGCGATGATCTTCGAGAAGCCCTCGACGCGCACCCGCGTCTCCTTCGACGTCGGCATGCGGCAGCTCGGCGGCGAAGCGATCATGCTGACGGGTCAGGAGATGCAGCTCGGCCGCGGCGAGACCATCGCCGACACCGCGCGCGTGCTGTCGCGCTACGTCGACGCCATCATGATCCGCATCCTCAACCACGACGCGCTGCTGGAACTTGCCGCGCACGCCACGGTGCCGGTCATCAACGGGCTGACGCGGCGCTCGCACCCCTGCCAGGTGATGGCCGACGTGATGACCTTCGAGGAGCATCGCGGGTCGATCGAAGGCAAGACCGTGGCCTGGACCGGCGACGACAACAACGTGCTGGCGTCGTGGGCGCATGCGGCCGAGCGCTTCAAGTTCAAGCTCAATGTCGCGACCCCGCCGCAGCTTGCGCCGAACAAGACGATGCGCGACTGGATCAAGGCCACCGACGCGCCGATCGTGCTCGGCAACGATCCGGAAGCCGCGGTGCGCGGCGCTGACTGCGTCGTCACCGACACCTGGGTGTCGATGGGCGACAAGGACGGCGAGCACCGCCACAATCTGCTGCAGCCCTACCAGGTCAACGCCAAGCTGATGTCGCTCGCCAAGCCCGATGCGCTGTTCATGCATTGCCTGCCGGCCCATCGCGGCGAAGAGGTCACCGACGAGGTGATCGACGGGCCGCAATCGGTGGTGTTCGACGAGGCCGAAAACCGCCTGCATGCGCAAAAGGGCATCCTGGCCTGGTGTTTTGACGTGGCCGGGTAG
- a CDS encoding Hsp33 family molecular chaperone yields the protein MVSQSPDTKSSPQSPIRAPSAVPLDDTVLPFEVAPLDLRGRLTRLGPLLDDILTKHDYPAPVGKLLGEAIVLTTLLATSLKFEGRFLLQTQTDGPVSFLIVDFQAPDRLRAYARFDRARLKDGLTSGALLGKGHLAMTIDRGPTMSRYQGLVALDGGSLEDAAHEYFLRSEQIPTRVRLAVGEEWREGGEHRWRAGGMLVQFLPKAPERARQADLHPGDAPEGTAPHVVAEDDAWVEGKSLASTVEDIELIDPDLSGERLLYRLFHERGVRVFAPLPLKAQCSCSRDAVSAMLKSFAPKDRAEMVKDGKVVVTCEFCSSVYEFTPHEAGAEEGAA from the coding sequence ATGGTTTCACAATCTCCCGACACCAAAAGCTCGCCGCAGAGCCCGATCCGGGCGCCGTCGGCGGTTCCGCTGGACGACACCGTGCTGCCCTTCGAGGTCGCGCCGCTCGACCTGCGCGGCCGCCTGACGAGGCTCGGCCCGCTGCTCGACGACATCCTCACCAAGCATGATTACCCCGCGCCGGTCGGCAAGCTGTTGGGCGAAGCGATCGTGCTGACGACGCTGCTCGCCACGTCCCTGAAATTCGAGGGCCGCTTCCTGCTGCAGACCCAGACCGACGGTCCGGTGTCGTTCCTGATCGTGGACTTCCAGGCGCCGGACCGGTTGCGCGCCTATGCGCGCTTCGACCGGGCCCGCCTCAAGGACGGCCTCACGTCGGGCGCGCTGCTCGGCAAGGGCCATCTCGCCATGACCATCGATCGCGGTCCCACCATGAGCCGCTATCAGGGTCTGGTCGCGCTCGACGGCGGCAGCCTCGAGGATGCCGCCCACGAATATTTCCTGCGCTCCGAGCAGATCCCGACCCGTGTGCGGCTCGCGGTCGGCGAGGAATGGCGCGAAGGCGGCGAGCATCGCTGGCGCGCCGGCGGCATGCTGGTGCAGTTCCTGCCGAAGGCGCCGGAGCGCGCGCGGCAGGCCGACCTCCATCCCGGCGATGCGCCGGAAGGCACCGCCCCCCATGTGGTCGCGGAGGACGACGCCTGGGTCGAAGGCAAGTCGCTGGCTTCAACCGTCGAAGACATCGAGCTGATCGATCCTGATCTGTCGGGCGAGCGGCTGTTGTACCGGCTGTTTCACGAGCGCGGCGTCCGGGTATTCGCGCCGCTGCCGCTGAAGGCGCAATGCTCCTGCTCCCGCGACGCGGTGTCCGCGATGCTCAAGAGCTTCGCGCCGAAGGACCGTGCCGAGATGGTCAAGGACGGCAAGGTGGTCGTGACCTGCGAGTTCTGCTCCTCGGTCTACGAGTTCACCCCGCACGAGGCCGGCGCGGAAGAGGGCGCGGCGTAG
- the apaG gene encoding Co2+/Mg2+ efflux protein ApaG has product MYRAVTRQIEVTVEPNFMPERSSIENSRYFWSYTIVITNAGEETVQLRTRHWIITDASGRQQEVRGEGVVGEQPVLAPGERFEYTSGVPLTTASGFMTGRYQMVSESGERFEIDVPTFSLDRPDGKRVLN; this is encoded by the coding sequence ATGTATCGCGCCGTTACCCGCCAGATCGAAGTCACCGTCGAGCCTAATTTCATGCCGGAGCGCTCGTCGATCGAGAATTCGCGTTATTTCTGGTCCTACACGATCGTGATCACCAACGCCGGCGAGGAAACGGTGCAGTTGCGCACCCGGCACTGGATCATCACGGATGCATCCGGCCGCCAGCAGGAGGTGCGTGGCGAGGGCGTGGTCGGCGAGCAGCCGGTGCTGGCGCCGGGCGAGCGCTTCGAATACACCTCCGGTGTCCCGCTGACGACTGCGTCCGGCTTCATGACCGGCCGCTATCAGATGGTCAGCGAGAGCGGCGAGCGCTTCGAGATCGACGTGCCGACCTTTTCGCTCGACAGACCCGACGGCAAGCGCGTGCTGAATTGA